Proteins from a single region of Oreochromis niloticus isolate F11D_XX linkage group LG7, O_niloticus_UMD_NMBU, whole genome shotgun sequence:
- the ggt5b gene encoding glutathione hydrolase 5 proenzyme isoform X1, with amino-acid sequence MAKYKPWVLWCFILIGFICIVTLLCLCFTSFLDGRCSSGSFKKAAVAADSQICSEIGRNMLQQGGSAVDGAIAALLCTSVVNPQSMGIGGGSIITIRDKKGNVKVYNFRETVPRSFRQNLLKECPTSFNFSIGSQWIGVPGELRGYEAIHKQYGKLPWARLFEPTIKLAREGIPLPPYLGKIMSFVKNLIQATSLCEIFCHKNKTVLSTGDIVKFSKLAETMETIAEKGAEDFYTGKIGHDLIQDITAAGGNLTMEDLRSFQVQVQDAWTVPLGDAKLYIPPPPAGGALLAFILKVMEGFSLTPNSLVGDKKIEMYHHFIEAVKFANGQKKSICDPKFNNGKCAEHLIDPTFIDRIRKMISSNMTHDNSYYNVTPSSDHTGTTHVSVLDEDGLAVSATSTINQVFGGMIYSPRTGIILNNELADFCGRTDTLRAGERPPSSMSPVILESKSGGLLIIGGSGGSLITSAMALSIINHQWLGMSLKDAITEPIIFIDSENDVNFESRFDESVSKGLKEHLKHKTGNWQHFLNVVNAVEKENNCIAAMSDSRKMGMSAGY; translated from the exons ATGGCCAAATATAAGCCCTGGGTGCTGTGGTGCTTTATTTTGATCGGGTTTATTTGCATCGTTACGCTCTTGTGCCTGTGCTTCACCTCGTTTCTGGACGGAAGATGTTCCAGCGGCAGCTTCAAGAAAGCGGCGGTGGCCGCAGACTCTCAGATTTGCTCGGAGATTGGCAG GAATATGCTTCAGCAGGGTGGATCAGCAGTAGATGGCGCCATTGCAGCTCTTCTGTGCACATCTGTGGTCAATCCTCAGAGCATGGGAATTGGAGGGGGCTCTATAATAACTATAAGAGATAAGAAAG GCAACGTTAAAGTCTACAACTTCAGAGAAACTGTCCCACGGTCATTCAGACAGAACCTGTTGAAGGAGTGTCCCACTTCCTTCAATTTTTCCATAG GCAGCCAGTGGATCGGCGTTCCCGGGGAGCTGCGAGGCTATGAGGCAATTCACAAACAGTACGGGAAGCTGCCCTGGGCCAGGTTATTTGAACCAACAATTAAACTGGCTAGGGAGGGCATCCCTCTGCCACCCTATCTGGGAAAAATCATGTCCTTTGTGAAAAATCTCATACAAGCAACATCTCTCTG tgaaATTTTTTGCCACAAGAACAAAACTGTTCTGAGCACAGGAGACATCGTAAAGTTTTCCAAACTTGCAGAAACCATGGAAACCATTGCAGAGAAAGGAGCAGAGGATTTCTACACTGGCAAGATAGGGCATGACTTAATCCAAGACATAACAGCTGCAG GTGGGAACTTGACTATGGAGGATTTGAGGTCATTCCAGGTGCAGGTCCAAGATGCTTGGACTGTTCCTTTGGGAGATGCTAAACTCTACATCCCTCCACCCCCTGCTGGAGGGGCCCTGCTTGCCTTCATTCTCAAAGTCATGGAAG GGTTCTCGCTGACGCCAAACTCTCTGGTTGGTGACAAGAAGATTGAGATGTACCATCATTTTATAGAGGCAGTTAAATTTGCTAATGGACAGAAGAAGAGCATTTGTGATCCAAAGTTTAATAACGGCAAG TGTGCAGAACACTTGATTGATCCCACCTTCATTGATCGCATCAGGAAGATGATTTCTTCAAACATGACCCATGACAACTCTTACTACAACGTCACGCCTTCTTCAGATCACACTGGGACGACACACGTGTCTGTCCTGGATGAAGATGGCCTGGCCGTCTCTGCCACTAGCACCATAAACCAAGT ATTTGGAGGAATGATTTACTCTCCACGTACAGGCATCATCCTCAACAATGAGCTGGCTGACTTTTGCGGGAGAACAGACACACTGAGGGCAG GCGAACGACCTCCATCCTCAATGAGTCCAGTGATACTGGAGTCAAAGTCTGGAGGTCTTCTTATAATTGGTGGATCGGGAGGAAGCCTGATTACGTCGGCAATGGCCTTG TCTATAATAAATCACCAGTGGCTGGGGATGAGCTTGAAAGATGCCATTACTGAGCCCATAATCTTCATCGACTCAGAGAACGACGTAAATTTTGAATCTCGTTTTGATGAG TCTGTGTCAAAAGGCCTAAAGGAACATCTTAAACACAAAACCGGGAACTGGCAACACTTTCTCAATGTGGTCAATGCTGTGGAAAAGGAGAACAACTGCATTGCTGCTATGTCTGACAGCAGGAAGATGGGAATGTCAGCTGGATACTGA
- the ggt5b gene encoding glutathione hydrolase 5 proenzyme isoform X2, whose amino-acid sequence MAKYKPWVLWCFILIGFICIVTLLCLCFTSFLDGRCSSGSFKKAAVAADSQICSEIGRNMLQQGGSAVDGAIAALLCTSVVNPQSMGIGGGSIITIRDKKGNVKVYNFRETVPRSFRQNLLKECPTSFNFSIGSQWIGVPGELRGYEAIHKQYGKLPWASEIFCHKNKTVLSTGDIVKFSKLAETMETIAEKGAEDFYTGKIGHDLIQDITAAGGNLTMEDLRSFQVQVQDAWTVPLGDAKLYIPPPPAGGALLAFILKVMEGFSLTPNSLVGDKKIEMYHHFIEAVKFANGQKKSICDPKFNNGKCAEHLIDPTFIDRIRKMISSNMTHDNSYYNVTPSSDHTGTTHVSVLDEDGLAVSATSTINQVFGGMIYSPRTGIILNNELADFCGRTDTLRAGERPPSSMSPVILESKSGGLLIIGGSGGSLITSAMALSIINHQWLGMSLKDAITEPIIFIDSENDVNFESRFDESVSKGLKEHLKHKTGNWQHFLNVVNAVEKENNCIAAMSDSRKMGMSAGY is encoded by the exons ATGGCCAAATATAAGCCCTGGGTGCTGTGGTGCTTTATTTTGATCGGGTTTATTTGCATCGTTACGCTCTTGTGCCTGTGCTTCACCTCGTTTCTGGACGGAAGATGTTCCAGCGGCAGCTTCAAGAAAGCGGCGGTGGCCGCAGACTCTCAGATTTGCTCGGAGATTGGCAG GAATATGCTTCAGCAGGGTGGATCAGCAGTAGATGGCGCCATTGCAGCTCTTCTGTGCACATCTGTGGTCAATCCTCAGAGCATGGGAATTGGAGGGGGCTCTATAATAACTATAAGAGATAAGAAAG GCAACGTTAAAGTCTACAACTTCAGAGAAACTGTCCCACGGTCATTCAGACAGAACCTGTTGAAGGAGTGTCCCACTTCCTTCAATTTTTCCATAG GCAGCCAGTGGATCGGCGTTCCCGGGGAGCTGCGAGGCTATGAGGCAATTCACAAACAGTACGGGAAGCTGCCCTGGGCCAG tgaaATTTTTTGCCACAAGAACAAAACTGTTCTGAGCACAGGAGACATCGTAAAGTTTTCCAAACTTGCAGAAACCATGGAAACCATTGCAGAGAAAGGAGCAGAGGATTTCTACACTGGCAAGATAGGGCATGACTTAATCCAAGACATAACAGCTGCAG GTGGGAACTTGACTATGGAGGATTTGAGGTCATTCCAGGTGCAGGTCCAAGATGCTTGGACTGTTCCTTTGGGAGATGCTAAACTCTACATCCCTCCACCCCCTGCTGGAGGGGCCCTGCTTGCCTTCATTCTCAAAGTCATGGAAG GGTTCTCGCTGACGCCAAACTCTCTGGTTGGTGACAAGAAGATTGAGATGTACCATCATTTTATAGAGGCAGTTAAATTTGCTAATGGACAGAAGAAGAGCATTTGTGATCCAAAGTTTAATAACGGCAAG TGTGCAGAACACTTGATTGATCCCACCTTCATTGATCGCATCAGGAAGATGATTTCTTCAAACATGACCCATGACAACTCTTACTACAACGTCACGCCTTCTTCAGATCACACTGGGACGACACACGTGTCTGTCCTGGATGAAGATGGCCTGGCCGTCTCTGCCACTAGCACCATAAACCAAGT ATTTGGAGGAATGATTTACTCTCCACGTACAGGCATCATCCTCAACAATGAGCTGGCTGACTTTTGCGGGAGAACAGACACACTGAGGGCAG GCGAACGACCTCCATCCTCAATGAGTCCAGTGATACTGGAGTCAAAGTCTGGAGGTCTTCTTATAATTGGTGGATCGGGAGGAAGCCTGATTACGTCGGCAATGGCCTTG TCTATAATAAATCACCAGTGGCTGGGGATGAGCTTGAAAGATGCCATTACTGAGCCCATAATCTTCATCGACTCAGAGAACGACGTAAATTTTGAATCTCGTTTTGATGAG TCTGTGTCAAAAGGCCTAAAGGAACATCTTAAACACAAAACCGGGAACTGGCAACACTTTCTCAATGTGGTCAATGCTGTGGAAAAGGAGAACAACTGCATTGCTGCTATGTCTGACAGCAGGAAGATGGGAATGTCAGCTGGATACTGA